In Mastomys coucha isolate ucsf_1 unplaced genomic scaffold, UCSF_Mcou_1 pScaffold20, whole genome shotgun sequence, one DNA window encodes the following:
- the LOC116098132 gene encoding putative vomeronasal receptor-like protein 4, with translation MFSLKNVLYFQAGLGVLANMFLLCFYIFIILGHRPKPTDLISCQLSFVHIIMFLTGGDICLTDLLESLDIENDFKCKATFYISRVMRGLSICTTCHLSVFQAVTISPSTALLAKFKQKLKKYTIYSFLCIWSFNLFFSSNQIFYVGAYTNVSETKQMKATKYCSLLPMNNIIRGLILTVTTSRDVFLVGVMLTTSTYMVIILFRHQKQCKHLHSISHLRASPEKRATQIILLLVVFFAVMYWVDFTISTTSVLLWSYNPVILTVQKFVMNAYPTITPLVQISFDNRIIIMLKKFQSK, from the coding sequence ATGTTCTCACTCAAGAATGTCCTTTATTTCCAAGCTGGACTTGGAGTCCTAGCCaatatgtttcttctttgtttctatattttcatcATCCTAGGTCACAGACCTAAGCCCACAGACCTGATTTCCTGTCAACTGTCCTTCGTTCACATAATCATGTTTCTTACTGGAGGGGATATTTGTCTTACAGACTTACTTGAGTCACTGGACATTGAGAATGACTTCAAATGTAAGGCAACTTTTTACATAAGTAGGGTGATGAGAGGCCTCTCTATCTGCACCACCTGCCATTTGAGTGTGTTCCAGGCTGTCACTATCAGTCCCAGTACTGCTCTGTTGgccaaatttaaacaaaaactaaaaaaatacacGATATATTCTTTCTTATGTATTTGGTCTTTCAATTTGTTCTTCAGTAGCAACCAGATTTTCTATGTTGGTGCTTATACCAATGTGAGTGAGACCAAACAGATGAAGGCTACTAAATACTGCTCACTCTTACCCATGAACAACATCATCAGAGGATTGATTTTAACAGTGACAACCTctagagatgtgtttcttgtaggggtcatgctgaccacaagcacatacatggtgATTATCTTGTTCAGACATCAGAAGCAATGCAAACATCTTCACAGCATCAGCCACCTGAGAGCATCCCCTGAGAAAAGGGCCACACAGATTATCTTGCTGTTGGTGGTTTTCTTTGCGGTCATGTATTGGGTAGACTTCACCATCTCAACGACCTCAGTCCTGTTATGGAGTTACAATCCAGTCATCCTGACTGTTCAGAAGTTTGTGATGAATGCCTATCCCACAATTACTCCTTTAGTTCAAATCAGTTTTGATAACAGAATAATCATTATGTTGAAAAAATTTCAGTCGAAAtag